A single genomic interval of Mycolicibacterium sp. MU0053 harbors:
- a CDS encoding NAD(P)(+) transhydrogenase (Re/Si-specific) subunit beta codes for MNHLVTVLYILAFGMFILGLSGLTGPKTAVRGNWIAATGMGVAVVATLLSVRDTAATNWILIAAGLAIGVILGVPPAKKTKMTAMPQLVALFNGVGGGTVALIAWAEFIETDGFAYFTPEQNPTVALVVGSLFAAIIGSVSFWGSLVAFLKLQESIPKTIEKALVKSASVFQIANVVLLLGAVATAVYIGLNAGVGNATWTIVAVLVLAGLMGLFVVFPIGGADMPVVISLLNALTGLSAAAAGVALNNTAMIVAGMIVGASGSILTNLMAKAMNRSIPAIVFGSFGADGGVAAATGGDQGSVKATSAADAAIQLAYANQVIVVPGYGLAVAQAQHAVKEMAGLLDAKGVDVKYAIHPVAGRMPGHMNVLLAEADVEYDAMKEMDDINGEFNRTDVTIVIGANDVTNPAARNDPSSPIHGMPILNVDESRSVIVLKRSMSSGYAGIENPLFLLNHTSMLFGDAKKSVSDVIDELKAL; via the coding sequence GTGAACCATCTCGTCACCGTCCTCTACATTCTGGCCTTCGGCATGTTCATCCTGGGTCTGTCGGGTCTGACCGGCCCCAAGACCGCGGTGCGCGGCAACTGGATCGCGGCCACCGGTATGGGCGTCGCCGTAGTGGCGACCCTGCTCTCGGTGCGTGACACTGCTGCGACCAACTGGATCCTGATCGCGGCCGGGCTTGCAATCGGAGTGATTCTCGGCGTGCCACCGGCGAAGAAGACCAAGATGACGGCGATGCCGCAATTGGTCGCGTTGTTCAACGGTGTGGGTGGCGGCACCGTCGCGTTGATCGCGTGGGCGGAGTTCATCGAGACCGACGGGTTCGCCTACTTCACCCCCGAGCAAAACCCCACGGTGGCACTGGTGGTGGGGTCGCTGTTCGCGGCAATCATCGGCTCGGTGTCCTTCTGGGGCTCCCTGGTGGCGTTCCTCAAGCTGCAGGAATCGATTCCGAAGACGATCGAGAAGGCACTGGTCAAGTCTGCCAGTGTATTTCAGATCGCCAACGTTGTGCTGCTGCTCGGCGCCGTCGCGACGGCCGTCTACATCGGGCTGAACGCCGGCGTCGGCAACGCGACCTGGACCATCGTGGCAGTGCTGGTGCTGGCGGGTCTGATGGGTCTGTTCGTGGTGTTCCCCATCGGCGGCGCCGACATGCCGGTTGTCATCAGCCTGCTCAATGCGCTGACCGGATTATCCGCTGCCGCAGCGGGTGTGGCGCTCAACAACACCGCGATGATCGTCGCCGGCATGATCGTCGGCGCTTCCGGTTCGATCCTGACCAACCTGATGGCCAAGGCAATGAACCGGTCGATCCCGGCGATCGTGTTCGGCTCCTTCGGTGCCGACGGCGGAGTCGCTGCCGCAACCGGCGGCGACCAGGGCTCAGTCAAGGCCACGTCAGCCGCCGATGCGGCGATCCAGCTGGCCTACGCCAACCAGGTGATCGTCGTGCCCGGCTACGGCCTGGCCGTCGCCCAGGCACAGCACGCGGTCAAGGAGATGGCCGGCTTGCTCGACGCCAAGGGTGTCGACGTCAAGTACGCCATCCATCCCGTGGCCGGGCGCATGCCGGGGCATATGAACGTGCTGCTGGCCGAGGCGGATGTCGAGTACGACGCGATGAAGGAGATGGACGACATCAACGGTGAGTTCAACCGCACCGACGTCACCATCGTGATCGGCGCGAACGACGTCACCAACCCCGCGGCGCGCAACGACCCGAGTTCACCGATTCATGGCATGCCGATCCTCAACGTCGACGAGTCCCGCTCGGTGATCGTGCTGAAACGGTCGATGTCGTCGGGCTACGCCGGTATCGAGAACCCGCTGTTCCTTCTCAACCACACCTCGATGTTGTTCGGTGACGCCAAGAAATCGGTCTCCGACGTCATCGACGAGCTGAAAGCGCTCTGA
- a CDS encoding NADPH:quinone oxidoreductase family protein: protein MKAWRVEQLGQPRDVLRLRDVAELEPGPGEVRVRVLAAAANFADVLLCRGEYQVRPDLPFTPGSELCGEITALGDGVAGFTIGDRVIGVVNPQHGGFAESALMPVSTVFLAPPSLDDAEAAVLTIGYQTAWFALHRRTQLLPDETLLVHAAAGGVGSAAVQLGKAAGATVIGVVGGADKAAYAAQLGADVVVDRREQDFVDVVKKATGGRGADVVFDPVGGDSYTKSTKCIAFEGRILVIGFAGGTIPTPGLNHALIKNYSIIGLHWGLYNAKDAGPVRECHQELTRLAERGVVKPLIGEHLGLSDVPDGLTRLAEGSTVGRLAFLATAD, encoded by the coding sequence ATGAAAGCCTGGCGTGTCGAACAATTGGGTCAGCCCCGCGACGTTCTTCGCCTCCGCGACGTAGCCGAGCTGGAGCCCGGGCCCGGGGAGGTTCGGGTGCGGGTACTTGCCGCGGCCGCCAACTTCGCCGACGTGCTGCTGTGCCGCGGTGAGTATCAGGTCAGACCTGACCTACCCTTCACCCCCGGTTCGGAACTGTGCGGCGAGATCACCGCGCTGGGCGACGGGGTGGCAGGGTTCACCATCGGCGACCGCGTGATCGGCGTCGTCAACCCGCAGCACGGCGGTTTCGCCGAGTCGGCACTCATGCCGGTGTCCACAGTGTTCCTCGCCCCGCCGTCACTAGACGATGCCGAGGCCGCGGTGCTGACCATCGGATACCAGACCGCCTGGTTTGCGCTGCACCGCCGCACGCAGTTGCTGCCGGATGAGACATTGTTGGTGCACGCCGCCGCAGGTGGCGTCGGAAGCGCCGCTGTGCAGTTGGGTAAAGCGGCCGGTGCCACCGTGATCGGCGTCGTCGGGGGTGCCGACAAAGCGGCCTACGCCGCCCAACTCGGGGCCGACGTCGTCGTGGACCGACGTGAGCAGGATTTCGTCGACGTGGTCAAGAAGGCCACCGGAGGTCGCGGAGCAGATGTCGTCTTCGACCCGGTCGGCGGCGATTCGTACACCAAGTCCACCAAGTGCATCGCGTTCGAGGGGCGCATCCTCGTCATCGGGTTCGCCGGCGGAACCATTCCCACTCCGGGCCTGAATCATGCACTGATCAAAAACTATTCGATCATCGGTCTGCATTGGGGGTTGTACAACGCCAAGGATGCCGGCCCCGTCCGGGAATGCCACCAGGAGTTGACCAGGCTGGCGGAGCGCGGCGTGGTCAAGCCGCTCATCGGCGAACACCTGGGGCTCTCCGATGTGCCGGATGGCCTGACGCGACTCGCTGAGGGCAGCACGGTTGGCCGCTTGGCCTTCCTGGCTACGGCCGACTGA
- a CDS encoding TetR/AcrR family transcriptional regulator has product MSGQDGTDIGADAPVLAGGTGARELPATARGLRTRAALVTAARTVFERDGFLGSRLSDITVEAKCSAGTFYTYFSSKEEIFAAVLEAAQDDMLHPGMPRVADDDDPAAVIEASNRAYLVAYLRNAKLMALMQQVATVDPDFEALRRHRSEKFVERNARHIAELQSRGLADETLDPLLTSYALSGMVSRMAMEALVIGKRDLDDVVAILTKLWVNALQLSGKSDSRKKRR; this is encoded by the coding sequence ATGAGCGGGCAGGATGGGACGGACATCGGCGCCGATGCCCCGGTTCTTGCCGGGGGCACCGGAGCAAGGGAGTTGCCCGCTACCGCCCGCGGGCTGCGGACCCGCGCGGCGCTGGTGACGGCAGCCCGGACGGTATTCGAGCGTGACGGCTTCCTCGGATCTCGGCTGTCCGACATCACCGTAGAGGCCAAGTGTTCGGCCGGGACCTTCTACACCTATTTCTCCAGTAAAGAAGAGATCTTTGCAGCGGTGCTGGAGGCTGCGCAGGATGACATGTTGCACCCCGGGATGCCCCGCGTCGCCGATGACGACGATCCTGCGGCGGTGATCGAGGCCAGCAACCGCGCCTATCTTGTTGCGTATCTGCGGAACGCGAAACTGATGGCGCTCATGCAGCAGGTCGCCACGGTCGACCCGGACTTCGAAGCACTCCGACGGCACCGATCGGAGAAGTTCGTTGAGCGCAATGCCCGTCATATAGCAGAGCTGCAAAGCCGTGGTTTGGCGGATGAGACCCTGGATCCGCTCCTCACATCCTATGCGCTGTCCGGAATGGTGAGCCGAATGGCGATGGAGGCCCTCGTCATCGGGAAGCGCGATCTCGATGACGTCGTGGCGATCCTGACCAAACTCTGGGTCAATGCACTACAGCTTTCCGGCAAGTCGGACAGTCGCAAAAAGCGGCGCTAG
- a CDS encoding FGGY-family carbohydrate kinase, with translation MSDLLLGIDMGTASTKGILVDASGAVVASATSSHAMRLPRPGWAEVDAEATWWGEICDISTALIAQVPTGSAVAGLCVSGVGPCLVLCDEALRPLRPAILYGIDTRAAAEIDLLTAELGADAILDRAGTVLSSQAVGPKLEWVRRHEPEVFARARGWYGSNSYITAKLTGEYVLDHHTASQCDPLYATRQFGWNTEWAQRICGHLPLPRLVWPSEIVGVIHESAAAATGLPCGTPVVAGTVDAFAEAFSVGVRKPGDQMLMYGSTMFLVQIIDSYFSEPGFWTTAGVEPDSLALAAGTSTAGSLVSWLQGVTGGAPLETLTAEAQAVPPGSDGLLMLPYLAGERTPVFDPDARGVFAGLTLRHGRGHLFRAAYEGISFGVRQILDGFDDACTATRTVAVGGGLHSAVWAQTLADVTGRQQLVPQQTIGASYGDCLLAAIGVGLVPPDTDWTVIASEITPAAANRESYDVLYRTWRELYLATRDVVHRLAAEPKL, from the coding sequence GTGTCGGACTTGCTGCTCGGAATCGACATGGGGACGGCGAGCACGAAGGGCATCCTCGTCGACGCATCCGGGGCCGTCGTGGCCTCAGCAACGTCGAGCCATGCGATGCGGCTGCCCCGTCCCGGTTGGGCCGAAGTCGACGCGGAGGCCACGTGGTGGGGTGAGATCTGTGACATCAGCACCGCGCTGATCGCCCAGGTACCCACCGGATCGGCGGTGGCCGGACTGTGCGTCAGCGGTGTCGGCCCGTGCCTCGTGCTCTGCGACGAAGCGCTGCGGCCGTTGCGGCCGGCCATCCTGTACGGCATCGACACTCGGGCAGCCGCCGAGATCGACCTGTTGACAGCGGAATTGGGTGCCGACGCAATCCTGGACCGAGCGGGAACCGTGCTGTCGAGCCAGGCCGTCGGTCCCAAACTGGAGTGGGTGCGGCGCCACGAACCGGAGGTATTCGCCCGGGCGAGGGGTTGGTACGGCTCGAACTCGTACATTACGGCCAAGCTCACCGGCGAGTACGTGCTGGACCACCACACGGCCAGTCAGTGCGATCCGCTGTATGCGACGCGGCAGTTCGGCTGGAATACCGAATGGGCGCAGCGTATTTGCGGCCACCTGCCGCTTCCGCGGTTGGTGTGGCCCAGCGAGATCGTCGGCGTCATTCACGAGTCGGCCGCGGCGGCCACCGGCCTCCCCTGCGGCACGCCCGTGGTGGCCGGCACCGTCGATGCGTTCGCAGAGGCGTTTTCGGTGGGGGTTCGCAAACCGGGCGATCAAATGCTCATGTACGGCTCCACGATGTTTCTGGTGCAGATCATCGATTCGTACTTCAGCGAGCCCGGTTTTTGGACGACGGCGGGGGTGGAGCCTGACAGCCTGGCCCTGGCCGCGGGCACTTCGACTGCCGGCAGCCTCGTGAGTTGGTTGCAGGGCGTGACCGGTGGGGCGCCGTTGGAGACGTTGACAGCCGAGGCGCAGGCGGTTCCTCCCGGCAGTGACGGCCTACTGATGCTGCCCTACCTCGCCGGCGAGCGCACACCCGTCTTCGACCCGGATGCGCGCGGGGTGTTCGCCGGCCTTACCCTCCGCCATGGCCGCGGACATCTGTTTCGTGCTGCATACGAGGGTATTTCGTTCGGAGTCAGGCAAATACTGGACGGGTTCGACGACGCCTGCACCGCAACGCGCACGGTGGCGGTGGGTGGTGGGCTGCACAGTGCGGTGTGGGCGCAAACGCTGGCCGATGTCACGGGCCGTCAGCAGCTGGTTCCGCAGCAGACAATCGGTGCCAGCTACGGCGATTGCCTACTGGCGGCCATCGGTGTCGGGTTGGTGCCGCCCGACACCGACTGGACCGTGATCGCCTCGGAGATCACCCCGGCTGCCGCCAACCGTGAAAGCTACGACGTGCTGTATCGGACTTGGCGCGAATTATACCTGGCCACAAGGGATGTGGTGCATCGGCTAGCTGCCGAACCGAAGCTGTAA
- a CDS encoding NAD(P) transhydrogenase subunit alpha, with translation MYDQLLANLAILVLSGFVGFAVISKVPNTLHTPLMSGTNAIHGIVVLGALIVLGQLPADAGWGVRIIALVALIFGTVNVIGGFLVTDRMLAMFKGRRPAPCQVEPEVAK, from the coding sequence ATGTACGACCAACTGCTGGCCAATCTGGCGATCCTGGTGTTGTCCGGGTTCGTCGGGTTCGCGGTGATCTCGAAGGTGCCCAACACCTTGCACACCCCGCTGATGTCGGGCACCAACGCGATTCACGGCATCGTGGTGCTCGGTGCGCTGATCGTGTTGGGCCAGTTGCCCGCCGACGCCGGTTGGGGTGTGCGGATCATCGCGCTGGTCGCGCTGATCTTCGGCACTGTCAACGTGATCGGTGGCTTCCTGGTCACCGACCGGATGCTGGCAATGTTCAAGGGGCGCAGGCCCGCTCCCTGCCAGGTCGAGCCTGAGGTCGCCAAGTGA
- a CDS encoding Re/Si-specific NAD(P)(+) transhydrogenase subunit alpha translates to MNHRENNTLTVGVVAETGADERRVALVPKTVASLVGAGIAVVVEACAGQRALIPDALYTAAGATTGDAWSADVVVKVAPPSDVEVAKLRRGQSLIGFLAPRDTENQIGALKAAGVQAFAMEAIPRISRAQVMDALSSQANVAGYKAVLLAASESTRFFPMLTTAAGTVKPATVLVLGVGVAGLQALATAKRLGARTTGYDVRPEVADQVRSVGAQWLSLGENEVAAAGEGGYARELSDAERALQQQALEEAITRFDVVITTALVPGRPAPRLVTATAVRGMKAGSVVVDLAGETGGNCELTEPGQTVIRHRVTVAAPTNLAATMPEHASELYAKNVTALLELLITDGALAPDFDDEVVAASCVSREGEH, encoded by the coding sequence GTGAACCACCGGGAGAACAACACCTTGACCGTCGGCGTGGTCGCCGAAACCGGCGCCGACGAGCGCCGGGTGGCGTTGGTGCCGAAAACGGTCGCGTCGTTGGTCGGTGCGGGTATCGCGGTGGTGGTCGAGGCGTGCGCCGGTCAGCGTGCGTTGATCCCCGACGCGTTGTACACGGCGGCCGGGGCCACGACCGGGGATGCGTGGAGTGCGGACGTGGTGGTCAAGGTGGCGCCGCCGTCCGATGTGGAGGTGGCGAAGCTGCGTCGGGGTCAGTCGTTGATCGGGTTTCTGGCACCGCGCGACACCGAGAATCAGATCGGGGCGCTCAAGGCAGCGGGCGTGCAGGCTTTCGCGATGGAAGCGATCCCGCGGATCTCGCGGGCGCAGGTGATGGACGCGTTGAGTTCACAGGCCAATGTGGCCGGGTACAAGGCCGTGCTGCTGGCGGCCTCGGAGTCCACGCGGTTCTTCCCGATGCTGACCACCGCTGCCGGGACCGTGAAACCGGCGACGGTGCTGGTACTCGGCGTAGGCGTGGCCGGCCTGCAGGCCCTGGCAACCGCGAAGCGACTCGGTGCCCGGACGACAGGGTACGACGTGCGTCCCGAGGTCGCCGATCAGGTGCGTTCGGTAGGGGCCCAGTGGCTGAGCCTGGGCGAGAACGAGGTGGCCGCGGCCGGTGAGGGCGGGTACGCCCGCGAACTCTCCGACGCCGAACGTGCGTTGCAGCAGCAGGCGCTCGAAGAGGCGATCACAAGGTTCGACGTGGTGATCACGACCGCCCTGGTCCCGGGTCGGCCCGCGCCGCGGCTGGTCACCGCCACCGCCGTGCGGGGCATGAAGGCCGGCAGCGTGGTGGTCGATCTGGCAGGGGAGACCGGCGGCAACTGCGAGCTGACCGAGCCCGGCCAGACCGTTATCCGCCATCGTGTCACCGTCGCCGCGCCGACCAACCTGGCCGCGACGATGCCCGAGCACGCCAGCGAGTTGTACGCCAAGAACGTCACCGCACTGCTGGAACTGTTGATCACCGACGGCGCGTTGGCACCCGACTTCGACGACGAGGTCGTCGCGGCCTCGTGTGTCAGCCGTGAAGGGGAGCACTAG
- a CDS encoding acyl-CoA dehydrogenase, with amino-acid sequence MRSATAQPEFDLYQLPEEHVALRAAIRRLAEKEIAPHAADVDANARFPEEALRALNASGFNAVHVPEAYGGQGADAVAACIVIEEVARVDASASLIPAVNKLGTTGLILRGSDDLKKRVLGDLVDGQMASYALSEREAGSDAAAMKTRAKADGDGWILNGAKAWITNGGKSSWYTVMAVTDADKGANGISAFVVHIDDEGFTVGPKERKLGIKGSPTTELYFENCRIPGDRMIGDPGTGFKTALQTLDHTRPTIGAQAVGIAQGALDAALAYTKDRKQFGKSISDFQGVQFMLADMAMKIEAARLMVYTAAARAERGEGNLGFISAAAKCFASDVAMEVTTDAVQLFGGAGYTCDFPVERMMRDAKITQIYEGTNQIQRVVMSRALLR; translated from the coding sequence ATGCGCAGTGCGACAGCACAACCAGAGTTCGACTTGTATCAGCTTCCCGAGGAGCACGTCGCGCTGCGCGCCGCGATTCGCCGACTGGCGGAGAAGGAAATAGCTCCGCACGCCGCCGATGTCGACGCGAACGCGCGGTTCCCGGAAGAGGCGCTCAGGGCGCTGAATGCCTCGGGCTTCAACGCTGTCCACGTGCCTGAGGCCTATGGCGGACAGGGCGCCGATGCGGTGGCGGCGTGCATCGTCATCGAGGAGGTGGCCCGCGTAGATGCATCGGCATCCTTGATTCCGGCGGTCAACAAGCTGGGCACCACCGGCCTGATCCTGCGCGGATCCGACGATCTGAAGAAGCGGGTACTCGGCGATCTGGTCGACGGACAGATGGCGTCGTATGCCCTCTCCGAGCGCGAGGCCGGCAGCGATGCGGCCGCAATGAAGACCCGGGCCAAGGCCGACGGCGACGGCTGGATCCTCAACGGCGCGAAGGCATGGATCACAAATGGCGGAAAGTCGTCCTGGTACACCGTGATGGCGGTCACCGATGCCGACAAGGGCGCCAACGGGATCTCGGCATTCGTCGTCCACATCGATGACGAGGGATTCACCGTCGGACCCAAGGAGCGCAAGCTGGGAATCAAGGGGTCTCCGACGACAGAGTTGTACTTCGAGAACTGCCGAATTCCGGGCGACCGGATGATCGGTGATCCCGGTACCGGGTTCAAGACGGCGCTGCAGACGCTGGACCACACGCGGCCGACCATCGGCGCGCAAGCGGTCGGTATCGCCCAGGGAGCGTTGGATGCGGCGCTGGCATACACCAAGGACCGCAAGCAGTTCGGTAAGTCGATCTCGGATTTCCAAGGCGTGCAGTTCATGCTCGCGGACATGGCGATGAAGATCGAGGCCGCGCGCCTGATGGTGTACACCGCCGCGGCGCGCGCTGAGCGCGGTGAAGGCAATCTGGGGTTCATCTCAGCGGCAGCGAAGTGCTTTGCCTCTGACGTCGCGATGGAAGTCACCACCGATGCGGTGCAGTTGTTCGGGGGCGCCGGCTACACATGCGACTTCCCGGTCGAGCGAATGATGCGCGACGCCAAGATCACTCAGATCTATGAGGGCACCAACCAGATTCAGCGGGTCGTCATGAGCCGAGCGCTGCTCCGGTGA
- a CDS encoding LysR family transcriptional regulator, with amino-acid sequence MAEVTLEGLRVCREIALQGSFTAAARALGYSQPSVSRQVAAMESALGYRLFVRELRGVSVTPAGTRVIEHAARILGAVSSLHHDLKALGDKLAGRVAVGAFPAAMSVLVPRTVARLAVEHPGLVVALTEAGTPTLLRDVRGNRLDVAVIGAGAGLPDYDLDGLGRHRVYAGDLCVAVPDGHRLAGRAEACVSELVNEVWIAGTGSAGDPQFAAWPTLTDPVIGYRVRSWPARLGLVGAGLGVCLLPALSAQSVPSGVHCVHVDDPAWLGRRTLAVTGARPSAAARAVVAALRAVAGELSP; translated from the coding sequence GTGGCCGAAGTGACGTTGGAAGGCTTGCGCGTCTGTCGTGAGATCGCGCTGCAAGGATCGTTCACGGCGGCTGCGCGCGCTCTTGGCTATTCGCAACCGTCGGTGTCCCGGCAGGTCGCGGCGATGGAGTCGGCGCTGGGTTATCGCCTGTTCGTGCGCGAGTTGCGCGGTGTCAGCGTGACTCCCGCCGGTACTCGGGTGATCGAGCACGCCGCGCGGATCCTCGGCGCCGTCAGCTCCCTGCACCACGACCTGAAAGCCCTGGGAGACAAGCTCGCCGGCCGGGTGGCCGTCGGAGCGTTCCCGGCGGCAATGTCAGTGCTGGTGCCGCGGACCGTAGCGCGGCTTGCCGTCGAGCACCCGGGACTGGTCGTGGCACTGACCGAGGCGGGCACGCCCACGTTGCTGCGCGATGTTCGCGGTAATCGGCTCGACGTGGCGGTGATCGGTGCGGGCGCCGGGTTACCGGACTACGACCTCGACGGTCTCGGACGGCATCGGGTGTACGCCGGGGATCTTTGTGTCGCAGTGCCGGACGGACATCGCCTCGCCGGCCGCGCCGAAGCCTGCGTCAGCGAGCTGGTGAACGAAGTGTGGATCGCCGGAACAGGTTCGGCGGGGGATCCACAGTTCGCGGCCTGGCCCACGCTAACCGATCCGGTGATCGGTTACCGAGTGCGCAGCTGGCCCGCCCGGCTCGGCTTGGTGGGCGCGGGCCTCGGAGTGTGTCTGCTCCCGGCATTGTCGGCGCAGTCGGTGCCGTCCGGTGTGCATTGCGTCCACGTCGACGACCCGGCCTGGTTGGGCCGGCGCACGCTCGCGGTCACCGGTGCGCGGCCCAGTGCGGCCGCCCGCGCCGTGGTCGCGGCGTTGCGAGCAGTCGCCGGCGAACTCAGCCCGTAG
- a CDS encoding phosphotransferase family protein — translation MSEGTEGLIDTADVADAAAVRPEDAFDVDRLCAWLAEHELGVTTRPGVRQFSGGASNLTYLLRFPERDLILRRPPGGHKSAGAHDMSREYRIQHALQPVFEYVPRTLGLCEETAVIGTPFYVMERIDGHIPRQEFPPEMNLSAAEISALCIRSLDVLIDLHQLDPAAAQLDWLSRGDGYIHRQLRGWSKRYRQAKTPDVGDFDSVMVWLDENEPTDDRSCLIHNDFRFDNLVFDRAHPHSPVGLLDWEMATIGHPLMDLGGALAYWIEAGDEPELHQFRRQPTHIAGMLSRAEVVDYYCDRMNIGLSEREWAFYEIFGLFRTAAICQQIYYRYYHGQTTNPAFQAFGRLTLLMERRSLDLISRHR, via the coding sequence ATGTCTGAGGGCACAGAGGGTCTCATCGACACCGCCGATGTCGCGGATGCCGCAGCGGTGCGCCCCGAGGACGCGTTCGATGTCGACCGGCTGTGCGCATGGCTGGCCGAACACGAACTCGGCGTGACGACACGTCCCGGGGTAAGGCAATTCTCCGGCGGCGCTTCGAACCTCACCTATCTGCTGCGCTTCCCGGAGCGGGACCTGATCCTGCGCCGGCCCCCGGGCGGACACAAGTCGGCGGGTGCGCACGACATGTCCAGGGAGTACCGCATCCAGCATGCGCTACAGCCGGTTTTCGAGTACGTGCCAAGGACGCTGGGGCTGTGTGAAGAGACTGCGGTCATCGGCACGCCGTTCTACGTGATGGAACGGATCGACGGCCACATTCCCCGTCAGGAGTTCCCGCCGGAGATGAATCTCTCGGCTGCCGAGATTTCGGCCCTGTGCATCCGCTCGCTGGATGTCCTGATCGACCTGCATCAGCTTGACCCGGCGGCAGCCCAGCTGGATTGGCTGTCCAGGGGTGACGGGTACATTCACCGCCAGCTACGAGGGTGGTCCAAACGCTACCGACAGGCCAAGACGCCGGACGTCGGGGACTTCGATTCGGTGATGGTCTGGCTCGACGAGAATGAGCCGACCGACGACCGATCATGCCTGATCCACAACGATTTCCGGTTCGACAACCTCGTCTTCGACCGCGCGCACCCACACTCGCCGGTCGGCCTGCTGGACTGGGAGATGGCAACCATCGGGCACCCCCTGATGGATCTCGGTGGCGCCCTGGCGTACTGGATCGAGGCCGGCGATGAGCCCGAACTGCACCAGTTCCGCCGACAGCCGACCCATATCGCGGGCATGCTCTCCAGAGCAGAAGTAGTCGACTACTACTGCGACCGAATGAATATCGGCCTCAGTGAACGGGAATGGGCCTTCTACGAGATCTTCGGACTGTTCCGGACTGCGGCGATATGCCAACAGATCTACTACCGGTACTACCACGGCCAGACCACCAACCCGGCCTTCCAGGCGTTCGGCCGGCTCACGCTGCTGATGGAGCGTCGCAGCCTCGACCTCATCAGCCGCCACCGTTGA
- a CDS encoding SDR family oxidoreductase: MAKTWFVTGASRGMGRELVEQVLERGDSVAATLRRPEQLDDLAQRYGDRLWRQALDVTDNSALRAVVAAAFDTLGRIDVVVSNAGYGVFAAAEDLTDHQVQQMIETNLAGSIHLARAVLPHLRAQGGGLLMQMSSMGGHITFPGFSLYHVTKWGIEGFYDALATEVEPFGIRTTLIEPGVVRTGFFDAAEHVPPSAAYRGGPADRVPPAPEDMPVCPERTVAAILRAADSDTPPRRLVLGTDAWTLMTDALSRRLVEVAAQRDNAATADFRS, translated from the coding sequence ATGGCCAAGACGTGGTTCGTCACCGGCGCCTCGCGGGGAATGGGACGCGAACTCGTCGAGCAGGTGCTCGAACGCGGCGACTCGGTGGCCGCGACACTGCGGAGACCTGAACAACTCGACGATTTGGCGCAACGCTACGGCGACCGACTGTGGCGCCAGGCCCTCGATGTGACCGACAACTCCGCTTTACGCGCCGTGGTTGCAGCGGCATTCGACACACTCGGCCGAATCGACGTCGTCGTATCCAACGCCGGCTACGGGGTCTTCGCCGCGGCCGAGGACCTCACCGACCACCAGGTCCAGCAGATGATCGAGACCAACCTCGCGGGCTCCATCCACCTCGCCCGCGCCGTGCTGCCGCATCTTCGCGCGCAGGGCGGTGGATTGCTGATGCAGATGTCGAGTATGGGCGGACACATCACGTTCCCCGGATTCTCGCTCTACCACGTGACGAAGTGGGGTATCGAGGGCTTCTACGACGCCTTGGCCACCGAGGTCGAGCCGTTCGGAATCCGCACCACCCTCATCGAACCCGGCGTCGTCCGCACCGGATTCTTCGACGCGGCCGAACATGTCCCACCCAGCGCCGCCTACCGAGGAGGACCGGCCGACCGGGTGCCACCCGCCCCCGAGGACATGCCGGTCTGTCCCGAGCGCACCGTCGCGGCGATCCTCCGGGCCGCGGACTCCGACACGCCGCCACGCAGGCTGGTGCTCGGCACCGATGCGTGGACGCTGATGACCGACGCGCTGAGCCGGCGCCTGGTCGAGGTCGCTGCGCAGCGGGACAACGCTGCGACGGCGGACTTCAGGTCCTAG